A genomic region of Lasioglossum baleicum chromosome 16, iyLasBale1, whole genome shotgun sequence contains the following coding sequences:
- the Gabpi gene encoding zinc finger DHHC-type palmitoyltransferase GABPI, producing the protein MTVWERLRNPCGWRSGAKQISVDAIIPIFVVPTLAVIAAQTVLWTVIIFVTTPLLVYYLHHNFLRFLLRTKFFLMWTITSVVMLMLIFEIVVVPLLEILPEENLVFIICVVGGIVCGYKSKLNADTATQDSALTQGLELGEGSGELCVTCRRRAPPKAHHCRMCQTCILNREYHCKWLDCCIGSSNLRWYLGCLFFSAVAFVYGSNLTMTSVCHPFILIGTVLLPDDCSDVYHQLDIALCFISALYSLLVGTVVLFYLIYHVWLICLGTTSNERRLLEAGSQYDHRMLKIVSRLFCCKT; encoded by the exons ATGACCGTGTGGGAGAGACTGCGGAACCCCTGCGGCTGGAGGTCCGGTGCCAAGCAAATTTCCGTCGATGCCATAATACCGATCTTCGTGGTCCCGACATTGGCGGTGATAGCCGCGCAGACGGTCCTTTGGACTGTCATCATCTTCGTGACAACCCCTTTGCTAGTCTACTATCTGCACCACAATTTCCTGAGGTTTCTGCTGCGCACGAAATTTTTTCTAATGTGGACTATCACCAGCGTGGTCATGCTAATGCTCATCTTCGAGATCGTCGTGGTGCCGTTGCTAGAGATCCTACCCGAGGAGAatttagtatttattatttGCGTGGTGGGAGGCATAGTTTGCGGCTACAAGAGCAAACTGAACGCAGACACTGCCACTCAGGATAGCGCGTTGACCCAGGGTCTGGAGCTGGGAGAAGGCAGCGGAGAGCTCTGCGTCACGTGTAGGAGACGAGCACCTCCCAAAGCTCATCACTGTAGAATGTGTCAGACTTGCATTCTGAATAGGGAATATCATTGTAAATG GTTGGACTGTTGCATAGGCTCGAGCAACTTAAGATGGTATCTGGGTTGCCTGTTCTTCTCGGCAGTGGCTTTTGTCTACGGCTCCAATTTAACCATGACCAGCGTTTGCCACCCGTTCATACTTATCGGTACTGTCCTTTTGCCAGATGACTGCAGCGACGTGTATCACCAGTTGGA CATTGCCCTCTGCTTCATCTCGGCGCTGTACAGTCTGCTGGTTGGCACTGTGGTACTTTTCTATTTAATATACCACGTCTGGTTAATATGCCTTGGCACAACATCGAACGAACGACGTCTCCTCGAAGCTGGGAGCCAATATGATCACAGGATGTTGAAAATCGTGTCCCGATTGTTCTGCTGCAAGACTTAG
- the LOC143217344 gene encoding uncharacterized protein LOC143217344, producing MARASQVTDLMNRMMKVDVFEPLEKLRMARDQERTFLDPNLIMDARHRILREDLSVSPTKSSVFAEAKRLLAQEEETQSFMKKQQRFLERELRRFETEVLRSRPKFSGPYTCKKGSFAPSDDEEFWGACKRSRRKSTTTLKRIVSEESTERSCSLGTMDSARKDSDATTEVDGCSSRVQRNYGPETTERELSLVGNIKVMITDKPSSEIELHRRFGVLKKCFDVLRVNAEEERRLREIRTKIQGRVTSRLMRKYFDAWRMHATTSKTSEKPEEEAGVSDERKIELFIHAITERQRELMKSRKSRSREDGVVAREITGTVSRRKSVSRAVVVESPAQSRLIAQKRIIEDQRAKLAEKNRIIEELRLKEAQKEIYKAGRETVDMAKETLTLCGKMTRRTLIHLMQQAGYRDESMTVPHKAPDPPKFLSRMEARAEARRERMRLVDESRRIRLEEQKRQEEAARAEEEQTRKRLQQEAAAEARRLRREQEQNRLREIERQKRLNNIADQFHRRYLLRRYLIDPLTSLVEQKKSNARKADDWYRRSLIGRTFVVWRTVTETERETRIAIAESFYQRSLVMSAFGEWKRMAKEVNSKHQVATDFCDMKLLDRYFGSWRTVTLELKAERKRNEELADGHCEQRLKARYFHTWRKYLAIAADIAETEKRKEELRQLVQTVIPDFDPRLRNVALED from the exons ATGGCTCGCGCGAGCCAAGTGACCGATCTGATGAACCGGATGATGAAGGTAGACGTTTTCGAGCCGTTGGAGAAACTCCGAATGGCACGGGACCAGGAGAGGACGTTTCTCGATCCAAACTTGATCATGGATGCGAGACATCGGATCCTTCGCGAGGATTTATCCGTCTCGCCCACGAAATCCTCGGTTTTCGCGGAGGCGAAGAG ATTATTGGCGCAGGAAGAGGAGACGCAGTCGTTTATGAAGAAGCAGCAACGGTTCCTGGAAAGGGAGCTGAGGAGATTCGAGACGGAGGTACTCAGGTCCCGGCCGAAGTTCTCGGGCCCTTACACCTGCAAGAAGGGCAGCTTCGCGCCCTCCGACGACGAAGAGTTCTGGGGGGCTTGCAAAAGATCCAGGCGCAAG tctactacgaCCCTTAAGCGGATCGTTTCCGAGGAGAGTACGGAAAGGAGTTGCAGCCTTGGAACAATGGACTCGGCACGGAAAGACAGCGACGCGACGACGGAAGTGGATGGCTGTTCGTCGAGGGTGCAGAGGAACTACGGTCCGGAGACGACGGAGCGCGAGTTGTCGCTCGTGGGGAACATCAAGGTGATGATCACGGACAAGCCTAGCTCGGAGATCGAGCTTCACCGTCGTTTCGGGGTTCTGAAGAAGTGTTTCGACGTTCTGAGGGTGAACGCGGAGGAGGAACGCCGGCTGCGAGAGATCAGAACGAAGATCCAAGGTCGAGTGACTTCGAGGTTGATGAGGAAGTACTTTGACGCGTGGAGAATGCACGCGACAACCTCGAAGACGTCAGAGAAGCCTGAGGAGGAGGCGGGAGTCTCGGACGAGCGGAAGATCGAGCTGTTTATACATGCGATCACGGAGCGTCAGAGGGAATTGATGAAGAGTCGGAAGTCGAGGAGCAGAGAGGACGGTGTGGTCGCGAGAGAGATCACCGGCACGGTCTCGAGGAGGAAGAGCGTTTCGAGGGCTGTGGTGGTCGAGTCGCCGGCCCAGAGCCGATTGATCGCTCAGAAACGGATTATAGAGGATCAGAGAGCCAAACTGGCAGAGAAGAACAGAATCATCGAGGAGCTGAGGCTGAAGGAGGCGCAGAAAGAGATCTACAAGGCCGGAAGAGAGACGGTCGACATGGCTAAGGAGACGTTGACTCTTTGCGGAAAGATGACGAGGAGGACGCTGATCCATCTGATGCAACAGGCTGGCTACAG AGACGAAAGTATGACGGTGCCCCACAAAGCACCGGACCCGCCTAAGTTTCTGTCGAGGATGGAAGCTCGAGCAGAGGCCAGGCGGGAGAGGATGAGGCTGGTGGATGAGTCCCGCAGGATAAGGCTCGAGGAGCAGAAGAGGCAAGAGGAGGCGGCTCGAGCGGAGGAGGAGCAGACGAGGAAGCGATTGCAACAAGAG GCTGCGGCCGAGGCGAGAAGGCTGCGCCGGGAGCAGGAGCAGAACAGGCTCCGAGAGATCGAGAGACAGAAGCGATTGAACAATATCGCGGATCAGTTTCATCGCAGATACCTGCTGCGGCGATACTTGATCGACCCGCTGACGAGTCTCGTCGAGCAGAAGAAGAGCAACGCGAGAAAGGCGGACGATTGGTACAGACGCAGCCTGATCGGCAGGACGTTCGTGGTCTGGAGAACGGTGACGGAGACCGAGCGTGAAACGAGGATCGCGATCGCGGAGTCCTTTTACCAGAGGAGCTTGGTCATGAGTGCTTTCGGGGAGTGGAAGCGGATGGCGAAGGAGGTCAACTCGAAACACCAAGTCGCCACGGACTTCTGCGACATGAAGCTGTTGGACAGGTACTTCGGATCGTGGCGGACAGTGACTTTGGAACTGAAAGCAGAACGGAAACGCAACGAGGAGTTAGCTGACGGTCATTGCGAGCAAAGGTTGAAAGCGAGGTACTTCCACACGTGGAGGAAGTACCTCGCGATCGCCGCGGATATCGCGGAAACCGAGAAAAGAAAGGAAGAGTTGAGGCAGCTGGTACAAACGGTGATACCTGACTTTGATCCCAGACTGAGGAACGTAGCGTTAGAGGACTGA
- the LOC143217342 gene encoding PR domain zinc finger protein 10, whose product MDPRGPPEGAPVSSFEISSIDKVSDSSVNWPADHSLHSSVCDQSKKMSNKLLFLTVEYVEDQSREYPRLFPTYEQVSFSPRATSPLSDFEHRVSPLDPNMSSAARYSPTPVQLPPSPFHNSVVVLQGPSSPLISPPESNERTNVNYVSQLTHPIDAQNVQQTDNTPDFVANENEEQLVSSVGSELILMQETNSGLESPAAPLMLTGMPSTDFTLSRDFLVMQDDQMNVINSFKPQNLDVDDSTLSSATENSNKENKMDTLVEPKDQEMNEVLLNTDEKKENEKQSVRRSKRRINDKKNACCDESDDVCTGDNCPSHNVCTIADQPVPSRAIATLPGSYLSINKLSSSEIISGGSDYGVFAKRYIQKRTQFGPIEGILYPYDGTPFKNELPLLYETENEELLKVDVSNENASNWMRFVRPALTYKEQNLIICQQRDGIVFLTTRHILPKEELKAGPSTDYAIRRNLTSLKPVQEAKDDKESKSQLSWPRLEDKHSRRVKVFHGRNLKEKENSRQNNSKEWKCSVCGLIFRKPLLLNLHSLSHGTDKVKTKIQSVACPQCGLRFPKQKELVSHVSQHGRLSLTKTKRLAPLSTYKCSMCYKRFATKVRLQQHCLVHGAEDQKPLPCNICFKRFMNNSALSCHLKTHRENKQVFECPMCRQLFSQSITLKDHIETHKKEDGTFCCPYCQRIFLKYSVIRKHIRAHHCERKHKCQVCAKRFATVDKLQMHLLKHSDHREFHCANCGKQFKRKDKLKEHMTKLHNSQTATEEQMTQVTQTKKFVPKVNPNDYNRFIYKCHQCLVGFKRRGMLVNHLAKRHPDVAPESVPELNLPILRQTRDYYCQYCDKVYKSSSKRKAHIMKNHPGAALPPSNRQKESDYSDLPNPTFSQTVGSITTTPQSCQWCHKQYASKAKLLQHQRKKHSNLMEPADQVPRSRNRQPQNQNQPPVLIEDHFVLSDYIQACDTSSEFFKPKIIKLSDDVDLISNGLELVGQQFVRMRDIR is encoded by the exons ATGGATCCAAGGGGCCCTCCTGAGGGGGCCCCTGTTAGTTCCTTTGAAATTTCAAGCATTGACAAAGTATCCGACAGCTCGGTAAATTGGCCAGCGGATCATTCCCTCCACTCGTCTGTGTGCGACCAATCCAAAAAGATGAGCAACAAGCTACTATTTTTGACC GTGGAGTACGTGGAAGATCAGTCCAGAGAATACCCTCGACTATTTCCAACTTACGAACAGGTCTCCTTTTCCCCTAGAGCTACCTCCCCGCTCTCTGATTTCGAGCATCGTGTCAGTCCTCTTGACCCTAATATGAGTTCGGCAGCTAGGTATTCGCCTACCCCTGTACAGCTTCCGCCATCTCCTTTTCATAATTCTGTTGTTGTTCTGCAAGGTCCGTCTTCCCCTTTAATATCCCCACCTGAGTCCAATGAGAGAACCAACGTCAACTATGTCTCTCAGCTGACTCATCCGATCGACGCACAGAATGTACAACAAACAGACAACACTCCTGACTTTGTCGCCAACGAGAACGAGGAGCAGTTGGTCTCCAGCGTTGGCAGCGAGTTGATTTTAATGCAAG AGACTAATTCTGGATTAGAATCACCAGCAGCCCCGCTGATGTTAACGGGAATGCCTAGCACGGATTTTACGTTGAGCAGAGACTTCCTCGTGATGCAGGACGACCAAATGAACGTTATCAACTCGTTCAAACCACAAAATCTCGACGTGGACGATTCTACCTTGTCTTCTGCCACGGAGAATTCGAACAAGGAGAATAAGATGGACACTTTGGTGGAGCCGAAAGATCAGGAGATGAACGAAGTTTTGCTGAACACGGACGAGAAGAAAGAAAACGAGAAGCAGAGCGTCAGACGCTCCAAGCGTCGCATAAACGATAAGAAAAATGCCT GCTGCGACGAAAGCGACGATGTTTGCACCGGAGACAATTGTCCATCGCACAATGTGTGCACGATAGCAGATCAACCTGTACCGTCTCGTGCTATAGCAACACTGCCAGGATCGTACCTCTCCATAAATAAACTGTCCAGCTCCGAAATCATATCGGGAGGTTCGGACTACGGAGTATTCGCGAAACGTTACATACAAAAACGTACCCAATTCGGTCCGATAGAAGGCATCTTGTATCCCTACGACGGTACTCCGTTCAAAAATGAATTGCCGTTGCTGTACGAAACCGAGAACGAGGAGCTGCTTAAAGTAGACGTTTCAAACGAAA ATGCTTCGAATTGGATGCGTTTCGTCAGGCCTGCATTAACGTACAAAGAGCAGAATTTAATCATTTGTCAGCAACGCGACGGCATAGTATTCCTGACGACGAGGCATATTCTACCGAAAGAAGAGCTGAAGGCTGGCCCTAGCACCGATTACGCGATTCGCAGGAATTTGACGTCGTTGAAACCCGTGCAGGAGGCTAAGGACGACAAAG AATCCAAGAGTCAGTTGTCCTGGCCGCGGCTAGAGGACAAACATTCTCGCCGGGTGAAAGTATTCCACGGGCGAAATCTAAAGGAGAAGGAGAATTCGAGGCAAAATAATTCGAAAGAGTGGAAATGTTCGGTTTGCGGGCTAATTTTTCGAAAGCCGTTGTTGCTTAATTTACACAGTCTTTCCCACGGCACGGATAAGGTGAAAACGAAAATTCAGAGCGTCGCTTGTCCGCAGTGCGGGCTTCGATTCCCGAAACAGAAGGAGTTGGTCAGCCACGTCTCACAACACGGACGGTTGTCGTTGACGAAGACGAAGAGACTGGCCCCGTTGTCCACGTACAAATGTTCGATGTGCTACAAACGTTTCGCAACGAAAGTACGGTTGCAACAGCACTGTTTGGTGCATGGCGCCGAAGACCAAAAACCACTGCCATGCAACATTTGCTTCAAACGATTCATGAACAATTCGGCACTGTCTTGCCACTTGAAAACGCACCGAG AGAACAAGCAAGTTTTCGAGTGCCCCATGTGCCGGCAGCTGTTCAGCCAGAGCATTACGTTGAAAGATCACATCGAGACTCATAAAAAGGAGGACGGCACCTTTTGCTGTCCTTACTGCCAACGAATATTTCTGAAATATTCCGTAATCCGTAAGCACATTCGAGCGCATCATTGCGAGAGGAAGCACAAGTGTCAGGTCTGCGCGAAACGCTTCGCCACTGTCGACAAACTGCAGATGCATCTTTTGAAGCATTCCGATCACAG GGAGTTTCACTGCGCCAATTGCGGCAAGCAATTCAAGCGGAAAGACAAGCTGAAAGAGCACATGACCAAACTGCACAATTCGCAAACGGCCACCGAGGAACAAATGACGCAGGTTACGCAGACAAAGAAATTCGTTCCGAAG GTGAATCCTAACGACTACAATCGCTTCATTTACAAATGTCATCAATGCCTGGTGGGCTTCAAACGAAGAGGAATGCTCGTGAACCACTTGGCGAAACGTCATCCCGACGTTGCACCGGAGTCTGTGCCAGAATTGAACTTGCCGATTTTGCGGCAAACAAGGGACTATTACTGTCAATATTGTGACAAG GTCTACAAAAGCAGCAGCAAACGTAAAGCGCATATCATGAAGAACCATCCCGGAGCTGCTTTGCCACCGAGCAATAGACAAAAGGAGTCCGATTACTCGGATCTACCGAATCCAACGTTTAGTCAAACGGTCGGTAGTATCACCACCACGCCGCAGAGCTGTCAATGGTGCCACAAACAATACGCTAGCAAG GCGAAGTTGTTGCAACATCAACGGAAGAAGCACTCAAACCTGATGGAACCAGCGGATCAAGTGCCACGGTCCCGGAATCGGCAGCCACAGAACCAGAACCAACCGCCGGTGCTTATCGAGGATCATTTCGTGCTGTCCGATTACATCCAAGCGTGCGACACGAGCTCCGAGTTCTTCAAGCCGAAAATAATCAAACTGTCCGACGACGTTGATCTGATAAGCAACGGGTTGGAACTGGTCGGGCAACAGTTTGTTCGTATGCGCGACATACGTTGA
- the LOC143217351 gene encoding potassium channel subfamily K member 13-like isoform X2, translating into MCACSCLGEDNARFILLFVLLAAYTFAGAALFQHFEADLETRQAAEFWKVYHAFRKQYLNWNNHTVLQRLDELLYAYGNASSAGIINKSRRWDFPGSLHFVFTIVTTIGYGNTAPQSASGKIAVIFYGFVGCSGGILFFNLFLERIITFLAWVLRLYHQYRLRKQSKSEPGRKYSLRTLRTLEDDSDLDQWKPSVYWVMFYLLIFAFVVAGCAATVYVPLEDWGYLDAIYFCFVSFATIGFGDFVTTEKAHYSYAYWYRLLNFLFILVGCCCTYSLLNVTSIVIKQGLNCITQKLRCGNRDSIALHIPRRRSSVSTMYFSKRRGTRVAGRDSKGDIGTDMPRRMSGEIISMQDLFSANNVSLAAMQKQLQEMAQLRKGVSSTGTAIRPDAVGPLAIVSEKFQSKINRKR; encoded by the exons ATGTGCGCGTGTAGTTGCCTCGGAGAGGACAACGCGCGGTTCATCCTTCTTTTCGTTCTTCTTGCAGCGTACACGTTCGCCGGCGCCGCGCTTTTCCAGCATTTCGAGGCCGACCTTGAAACACGACAG GCAGCAGAGTTTTGGAAAGTGTACCACGCGTTTCGGAAACAATACCTGAACTGGAACAACCATACCGTTCTACAGAGGCTTGATGAACTGCTGTACGCCTACGGGAACGCCTCCTCCGCCGGTATCATCAACAAGAGCCGCCGATGGGACTTCCCGGGCAGCTTACACTTCGTGTTCACCATCGTCACAACGATCG GGTACGGGAACACCGCGCCGCAATCCGCGTCCGGTAAAATCGCTGTGATCTTCTACGGCTTCGTCGGCTGTTCCG GCGGTATCTTGTTCTTCAACCTGTTCCTCGAGAGGATCATCACGTTCCTCGCGTGGGTGCTGCGCTTGTACCACCAGTATCGTCTCCGGAAGCAATCAAAATCGGAGCCCGGCCGGAAGTACTCTTTAAGGACATTGAGGACGCTCGAGGACGATTCGGACCTGGACCAGTGGAAACCAAGCGTCTACTGGGTGATGTTTTATCTGCTGATTTTCGCGTTCGTCGTGGCCGGCTGCGCCGCCACCGTTTACGTCCCCCTCGAGGATTGGGGATACCTGGACGCTATCTACTTCTGCTTCGTCAGCTTCGCGACCATCGGCTTCGGGGACTTCGTCACCACGGAGAAGGCGCATTATTCTTACGCCTACTG GTACCGCCTCCTCAACTTCCTCTTCATCCTGGTCGGCTGCTGCTGCACTTACTCCCTGTTGAACGTGACGTCGATCGTGATCAAGCAAGGGTTGAATTGCATTACGCAGAAGTTACGATGCGGCAATCGAGACTCGATCGCGCTGCATATACCCAGACGTAGGTCCTCCGTGTCGACGATGTATTTCTCGAAGAGGAGAGGCACGAGGGTAGCCGGGAGGGATTCGAAGGGAGACATCGGCACGGATATGCCCAGGAGGATGTCCGGCGAGATCATCTCCATGCAGGATCTATTCTCGGCGAACAACGTCTCGCTGGCTGCAATGCAGAAACAGTTGCAGGAAATGGCTCAATTGCGGAAGGGAGTCAGTTCAACTGGGACCGCGATAAGGCCCGACGCGGTCGGCCCCCTAGCCATCGTTAGCGAGAAGTTTCAAAGTAAAATTAACAGAAAGAGGTGA
- the LOC143217351 gene encoding potassium channel subfamily K member 13-like isoform X1, translating into MCACSCLGEDNARFILLFVLLAAYTFAGAALFQHFEADLETRQVCENTFDFPDKTRMKCSVGRNESLDNFRSPLQAAEFWKVYHAFRKQYLNWNNHTVLQRLDELLYAYGNASSAGIINKSRRWDFPGSLHFVFTIVTTIGYGNTAPQSASGKIAVIFYGFVGCSGGILFFNLFLERIITFLAWVLRLYHQYRLRKQSKSEPGRKYSLRTLRTLEDDSDLDQWKPSVYWVMFYLLIFAFVVAGCAATVYVPLEDWGYLDAIYFCFVSFATIGFGDFVTTEKAHYSYAYWYRLLNFLFILVGCCCTYSLLNVTSIVIKQGLNCITQKLRCGNRDSIALHIPRRRSSVSTMYFSKRRGTRVAGRDSKGDIGTDMPRRMSGEIISMQDLFSANNVSLAAMQKQLQEMAQLRKGVSSTGTAIRPDAVGPLAIVSEKFQSKINRKR; encoded by the exons ATGTGCGCGTGTAGTTGCCTCGGAGAGGACAACGCGCGGTTCATCCTTCTTTTCGTTCTTCTTGCAGCGTACACGTTCGCCGGCGCCGCGCTTTTCCAGCATTTCGAGGCCGACCTTGAAACACGACAGGTATGTGAGaacacgttcgattttcccgatAAAACACGGATGAAATGCTCCGTCGGAAGAAACGAATCGCTCGACAACTTCCGTTCACCACTGCAGGCAGCAGAGTTTTGGAAAGTGTACCACGCGTTTCGGAAACAATACCTGAACTGGAACAACCATACCGTTCTACAGAGGCTTGATGAACTGCTGTACGCCTACGGGAACGCCTCCTCCGCCGGTATCATCAACAAGAGCCGCCGATGGGACTTCCCGGGCAGCTTACACTTCGTGTTCACCATCGTCACAACGATCG GGTACGGGAACACCGCGCCGCAATCCGCGTCCGGTAAAATCGCTGTGATCTTCTACGGCTTCGTCGGCTGTTCCG GCGGTATCTTGTTCTTCAACCTGTTCCTCGAGAGGATCATCACGTTCCTCGCGTGGGTGCTGCGCTTGTACCACCAGTATCGTCTCCGGAAGCAATCAAAATCGGAGCCCGGCCGGAAGTACTCTTTAAGGACATTGAGGACGCTCGAGGACGATTCGGACCTGGACCAGTGGAAACCAAGCGTCTACTGGGTGATGTTTTATCTGCTGATTTTCGCGTTCGTCGTGGCCGGCTGCGCCGCCACCGTTTACGTCCCCCTCGAGGATTGGGGATACCTGGACGCTATCTACTTCTGCTTCGTCAGCTTCGCGACCATCGGCTTCGGGGACTTCGTCACCACGGAGAAGGCGCATTATTCTTACGCCTACTG GTACCGCCTCCTCAACTTCCTCTTCATCCTGGTCGGCTGCTGCTGCACTTACTCCCTGTTGAACGTGACGTCGATCGTGATCAAGCAAGGGTTGAATTGCATTACGCAGAAGTTACGATGCGGCAATCGAGACTCGATCGCGCTGCATATACCCAGACGTAGGTCCTCCGTGTCGACGATGTATTTCTCGAAGAGGAGAGGCACGAGGGTAGCCGGGAGGGATTCGAAGGGAGACATCGGCACGGATATGCCCAGGAGGATGTCCGGCGAGATCATCTCCATGCAGGATCTATTCTCGGCGAACAACGTCTCGCTGGCTGCAATGCAGAAACAGTTGCAGGAAATGGCTCAATTGCGGAAGGGAGTCAGTTCAACTGGGACCGCGATAAGGCCCGACGCGGTCGGCCCCCTAGCCATCGTTAGCGAGAAGTTTCAAAGTAAAATTAACAGAAAGAGGTGA
- the LOC143217351 gene encoding potassium channel subfamily K member 13-like isoform X3, translating into MLISRDPVSLPFLWPGIRNCIHVHVKPIRFPGYGNTAPQSASGKIAVIFYGFVGCSGGILFFNLFLERIITFLAWVLRLYHQYRLRKQSKSEPGRKYSLRTLRTLEDDSDLDQWKPSVYWVMFYLLIFAFVVAGCAATVYVPLEDWGYLDAIYFCFVSFATIGFGDFVTTEKAHYSYAYWYRLLNFLFILVGCCCTYSLLNVTSIVIKQGLNCITQKLRCGNRDSIALHIPRRRSSVSTMYFSKRRGTRVAGRDSKGDIGTDMPRRMSGEIISMQDLFSANNVSLAAMQKQLQEMAQLRKGVSSTGTAIRPDAVGPLAIVSEKFQSKINRKR; encoded by the exons ATGTTAATATCTCGCGACCCAGTCTCTCTGCCGTTCCTCTGGCCCGGTATTCGAAATTGCATCCACGTCCACGTAAAACCGATCCGTTTTCCAGGGTACGGGAACACCGCGCCGCAATCCGCGTCCGGTAAAATCGCTGTGATCTTCTACGGCTTCGTCGGCTGTTCCG GCGGTATCTTGTTCTTCAACCTGTTCCTCGAGAGGATCATCACGTTCCTCGCGTGGGTGCTGCGCTTGTACCACCAGTATCGTCTCCGGAAGCAATCAAAATCGGAGCCCGGCCGGAAGTACTCTTTAAGGACATTGAGGACGCTCGAGGACGATTCGGACCTGGACCAGTGGAAACCAAGCGTCTACTGGGTGATGTTTTATCTGCTGATTTTCGCGTTCGTCGTGGCCGGCTGCGCCGCCACCGTTTACGTCCCCCTCGAGGATTGGGGATACCTGGACGCTATCTACTTCTGCTTCGTCAGCTTCGCGACCATCGGCTTCGGGGACTTCGTCACCACGGAGAAGGCGCATTATTCTTACGCCTACTG GTACCGCCTCCTCAACTTCCTCTTCATCCTGGTCGGCTGCTGCTGCACTTACTCCCTGTTGAACGTGACGTCGATCGTGATCAAGCAAGGGTTGAATTGCATTACGCAGAAGTTACGATGCGGCAATCGAGACTCGATCGCGCTGCATATACCCAGACGTAGGTCCTCCGTGTCGACGATGTATTTCTCGAAGAGGAGAGGCACGAGGGTAGCCGGGAGGGATTCGAAGGGAGACATCGGCACGGATATGCCCAGGAGGATGTCCGGCGAGATCATCTCCATGCAGGATCTATTCTCGGCGAACAACGTCTCGCTGGCTGCAATGCAGAAACAGTTGCAGGAAATGGCTCAATTGCGGAAGGGAGTCAGTTCAACTGGGACCGCGATAAGGCCCGACGCGGTCGGCCCCCTAGCCATCGTTAGCGAGAAGTTTCAAAGTAAAATTAACAGAAAGAGGTGA
- the Ccdc85 gene encoding coiled-coil domain-containing protein 85, with amino-acid sequence MSNKSKSQPQQQQPQQSSHVIKPAAVEQVPPRYQPPPQPTTGILKNHPHFGAGSSLSAGVATGVQGPSVVTLNHHQQQQTQPRPIPQQKDAQGKYSPRIEHRHHPQGGNVALTAAVLPKTGYLQAKVGQGQYLPPNGQYPSTVNSAQTPPIRQRITDDEFLRLGPVEMLKFVRKTETDIARLAAEQNRQIQSLLSELRALKEANQRLSDDNQELRDLCCFLDDDRQKGRKLAREWQRFGRYTASVMRQEVSAYQNKLRQLDNKQQELIKDNLELKELCLYLDEERGGGQRDDGDGSSSSTNAEETAPPRLRHASTFNDQTMQYVRSLEQRVKQLEEDKSVLQARAQGWEVPPGEIWENPNSPGENPHLGGRPEAVVRALQVLEVREQLEREGGHDGEKALVREMCNVVWRKLEEGPQTRH; translated from the exons ATGTCCAATAAGAGTAAGTCCCAgccgcagcagcagcagccgcaGCAGTCTTCGCACGTGATCAAGCCAGCGGCAGTGGAACAAGTGCCACCGCGGTATCAACCACCGCCGCAACCGACCACCGGCATCCTCAAGAATCATCCTCATTTCGGCGCCGGTTCCTCACTGTCGGCCGGCGTGGCCACCGGCGTACAAGGTCCCTCGGTGGTGACCTTGAACCATCACCAACAACAACAGACGCAACCGAGACCGATCCCGCAGCAAAAGGATGCGCAGGGCAAGTACTCGCCGAGGATAGAGCACCGACATCATCCCCAAGGCGGTAACGTTGCCCTGACAGCGGCGGTCCTGCCGAAAACCGGCTACCTTCAGGCCAAGGTCGGCCAAGGTCAGTACTTGCCGCCTAACGGTCAGTATCCTTCCACGGTAAACAGTGCACAAACCCCGCCGATCAGAcagaggatcaccgacgacgagtTCCTCCGACTCGGACCCGTGGAGATGCTCAAGTTCGTCCGTAAAACCGAGACCGACATCGCGAGGCTCGCCGCCGAGCAGAATCGACAGATACAGAGCTTG CTGAGCGAGCTGCGAGCGTTGAAGGAGGCGAACCAAAGATTAAGCGACGACAACCAGGAGCTGCGGGATCTTTGTTGTTTCCTGGACGACGATCGTCAGAAGGGCCGCAAGTTGGCGAGGGAATGGCAGCGATTCGGCAGGTACACGGCGAGCGTGATGCGTCAGGAGGTCTCCGCCTATCAGAACAAACTGCGTCAGTTGGACAATAAGCAGCAGGAATTGATCAAGGATAATTTGGAGCTGAAGGAGTTGTGCCTTTACCTGGACGAGGAGCGAGGAGGTGGCCAAAGGGACGATGGGGATGGTTCCAGCTCGAGCACCAACGCCGAGGAGACTGCCCCTCCGAGACTTCGCCACGCTTCCACCTTCAATG ATCAGACGATGCAGTACGTGAGGAGTTTGGAGCAGCGGGTGAAGCAACTGGAGGAGGACAAAAGTGTCCTGCAGGCGCGGGCGCAAGGATGGGAGGTGCCACCGGGCGAGATTTGGGAGAATCCAAATAGTCCTGGCGAGAATCCTCATCTGGGAGGCCGGCCGGAAGCGGTGGTCCGAGCTCTTCAGGTTCTCGAGGTCAGGGAACAGCTTGAAAGAGAGGGCGGCCACGACGGGGAGAAGGCTCTAGTTAGAGAAATGTGTAAC GTTGTCTGGCGGAAGTTGGAGGAAGGTCCGCAGACGAGACACTGA